In Pseudomonas sp. ADAK18, a single window of DNA contains:
- a CDS encoding NAD(P)-dependent oxidoreductase, whose amino-acid sequence MIQTLNHLPHPHEDAATLAAHFTDLAPPLNARQAQLEASRCLYCYDAPCINACPSEIDIPSFIRNIHTENVQGAAQKILSANILGGSCARVCPTEILCQQACVRNNAEECAPVLIGLLQRYAVDNAHFSEHPFKRAASTGKRIAVVGAGPAGLSCAHRSALHGHDVVIFEAREKAGGLNEYGIAKYKLVDDFAQKELDFLLQIGGIEIRHGQRLGDHLTLSELHQQFDAVFLGLGLAASKQLGLPHEDAPGLLAATDYIRELRQADDLSQLPLADRCIVLGAGNTAIDMAVQMARLGARDVNLVYRRGLSEMGATAHEQDIAKANQVRLLTWAQPEEVLLDDQGRVRGMRFARTRMDNGRLQATGETFELAADAIFKAIGQGFDDAALHDPLAHELQRVGERIFVDEQLRTSIPGVYAGGDCVSLGQDLTVQAVQHGKLAAEAMHAQLMLNVEAA is encoded by the coding sequence GTGATCCAGACCCTGAACCATCTTCCACACCCCCATGAAGATGCGGCCACCCTCGCCGCCCATTTCACCGACCTGGCGCCGCCGCTCAATGCCCGCCAAGCGCAGCTTGAAGCCTCGCGCTGCCTGTATTGCTACGACGCGCCCTGCATCAATGCGTGCCCCAGCGAGATCGACATTCCATCGTTCATCCGCAATATCCACACCGAAAACGTCCAGGGCGCGGCGCAGAAGATTCTCTCGGCGAATATCCTCGGCGGCAGTTGCGCCAGGGTGTGCCCGACGGAAATCCTCTGCCAACAAGCCTGTGTGCGTAACAACGCCGAAGAATGCGCCCCCGTGCTGATCGGCCTGTTGCAACGCTATGCCGTGGACAACGCGCACTTCAGCGAACACCCGTTCAAGCGCGCCGCATCCACCGGCAAGCGCATCGCCGTGGTAGGTGCTGGCCCTGCCGGATTGTCCTGCGCCCATCGCAGTGCCTTGCACGGTCATGACGTGGTGATTTTTGAAGCGCGGGAAAAAGCCGGCGGCCTGAATGAATACGGGATCGCCAAATACAAACTGGTAGACGACTTCGCCCAGAAGGAGCTGGATTTCCTCCTGCAAATCGGCGGCATCGAAATCCGTCACGGCCAACGCCTGGGGGACCACCTGACCCTGAGCGAACTGCACCAGCAATTCGACGCGGTATTCCTGGGCCTTGGCCTGGCGGCCAGCAAGCAACTGGGCTTGCCTCACGAAGATGCGCCTGGCCTGCTCGCAGCCACGGACTACATCCGCGAATTGCGCCAGGCCGATGACCTCAGCCAGCTACCGCTGGCCGACCGGTGCATCGTGCTCGGTGCCGGCAATACCGCTATCGATATGGCCGTGCAGATGGCCCGCCTCGGTGCCCGTGATGTGAACCTGGTGTACCGCCGTGGCCTCAGTGAAATGGGCGCCACCGCTCACGAGCAGGACATCGCCAAGGCCAATCAGGTGCGCCTGCTGACCTGGGCGCAGCCCGAAGAAGTGCTGCTGGATGATCAGGGCCGTGTGCGCGGCATGCGCTTTGCCCGCACACGGATGGACAACGGCCGACTGCAAGCCACCGGCGAGACCTTTGAACTGGCCGCCGATGCGATTTTCAAGGCCATCGGCCAAGGCTTCGACGACGCAGCGCTGCACGACCCGTTGGCCCACGAACTGCAACGGGTGGGCGAGCGCATTTTCGTCGACGAACAACTGCGTACCAGCATTCCTGGGGTGTACGCCGGCGGCGATTGCGTCAGCCTCGGCCAAGACCTGACCGTCCAAGCGGTTCAGCACGGCAAGCTGGCAGCCGAAGCCATGCACGCCCAACTCATGCTCAATGTGGAGGCTGCGTAA
- a CDS encoding NAD(P)-dependent oxidoreductase — MTTTSTAPAPFNRLLLTGAAGGLGKVLRERLRPYAKVLRLSDIADMAPATDTREEVLACDLSDKQAVHQLVEGVDAILHFGGVSVERPFEEVLGANICGVFHIYEAARRHGVKRVIFASSNHVIGFYKQDETLDARSPRRPDSYYGLSKSYGEDMASFYFDRYGIETVSIRIGSSFPEPQNRRMMSTWLSFDDLTQLLERALYTRNVGHTVVYGMSDNLKVWWDNRFAAHLGFAPRDNSEVFRKQVEAQPMPAADDPARVYQGGAFCAAGPFGD, encoded by the coding sequence ATGACTACCACTTCAACCGCCCCTGCTCCTTTCAACCGCCTGCTGCTCACCGGTGCCGCCGGCGGTCTGGGCAAGGTCCTGCGTGAACGCCTGCGCCCTTACGCCAAGGTGCTGCGCCTGTCGGATATCGCCGATATGGCGCCGGCCACGGATACCCGTGAAGAGGTGTTGGCCTGTGATCTCTCTGACAAGCAGGCCGTGCATCAACTGGTGGAAGGCGTCGACGCCATCCTGCATTTCGGCGGTGTCTCGGTTGAGCGGCCGTTTGAAGAAGTCCTCGGCGCCAATATCTGCGGCGTCTTCCATATCTACGAAGCGGCTCGCCGCCACGGCGTAAAGCGGGTGATCTTCGCCAGTTCCAACCATGTCATCGGCTTCTACAAACAGGACGAAACCCTCGACGCCCGCTCCCCGCGCCGTCCGGACAGCTACTATGGCCTGTCCAAGTCCTACGGCGAAGACATGGCCAGCTTCTATTTCGATCGTTATGGCATCGAGACCGTCAGCATCCGCATCGGCTCTTCGTTCCCCGAGCCACAAAACCGCCGGATGATGAGCACCTGGTTGAGCTTCGACGACCTCACGCAACTGCTGGAACGCGCGCTGTATACGCGGAACGTTGGCCACACCGTGGTCTACGGCATGTCCGACAACCTCAAGGTCTGGTGGGACAACCGCTTCGCCGCCCATTTGGGTTTTGCGCCCCGGGACAACTCCGAGGTGTTTCGCAAACAGGTCGAGGCGCAACCGATGCCCGCCGCCGATGACCCCGCTCGGGTCTACCAGGGTGGCGCCTTCTGTGCCGCCGGCCCGTTCGGCGACTGA
- a CDS encoding SMP-30/gluconolactonase/LRE family protein, which translates to MPAELIVDARNAVGECPVWVPEENALYWVDIPNGGLQRWDAARGYVHAWKAPQMLACIARTNNGNWVAGMQTGFFQLTPHNDGSLDTTPLATVEHTRPDMRLNDGRCDRQGRFWAGSMVLDMGANAAAGALYRYETGKLPHAQLSGLITPNGLAFSPDGRTMYLSDSHPLSQQIWAFDYDIDSGTPSNRRLFVDMRSLPGRPDGAAVDVEGGYWICGNDAGLIHRFTPNGRLDRSLAVPVKKPSMCAFGGSRMDTLFVTSIRDDHSEHSLAGGVFALNPGVQGLPEPTFIL; encoded by the coding sequence ATGCCAGCTGAATTGATTGTCGATGCGCGCAACGCGGTGGGTGAATGCCCCGTCTGGGTCCCCGAGGAAAACGCCCTGTATTGGGTGGACATTCCTAATGGTGGTCTGCAGCGTTGGGACGCTGCCAGAGGCTATGTACACGCCTGGAAAGCCCCGCAAATGCTCGCCTGCATCGCCCGCACCAACAACGGCAATTGGGTGGCGGGCATGCAAACTGGCTTTTTCCAACTGACGCCCCACAACGACGGCAGCCTCGACACGACCCCGCTGGCGACCGTCGAACATACCCGCCCGGACATGCGCCTGAACGACGGCCGCTGTGATCGACAAGGTCGATTCTGGGCCGGCAGCATGGTGCTGGACATGGGCGCCAACGCAGCAGCAGGCGCGCTGTATCGCTACGAAACCGGTAAACTCCCCCACGCTCAGCTGAGCGGTCTCATCACCCCCAACGGCCTGGCCTTCAGCCCCGATGGAAGGACAATGTACCTCTCGGATTCACACCCGCTGAGCCAGCAAATCTGGGCCTTTGACTACGACATCGACAGCGGCACGCCTTCCAACCGGAGGTTGTTCGTCGACATGCGCTCACTGCCCGGCCGGCCCGACGGTGCCGCTGTTGACGTCGAAGGTGGCTACTGGATCTGCGGCAATGACGCCGGGCTGATCCACCGTTTTACCCCCAACGGCCGCCTCGACCGTTCCCTCGCCGTACCGGTGAAAAAACCCAGCATGTGTGCCTTCGGTGGCAGCCGTATGGACACGCTGTTTGTCACCTCGATCCGTGACGACCACAGCGAACACTCCCTGGCCGGCGGCGTATTTGCCCTCAACCCCGGCGTGCAGGGCCTGCCGGAACCCACGTTCATCCTCTAG
- the hydA gene encoding dihydropyrimidinase, producing MSLLIRGATVITHDESYQADVLCFEGLIRAIGTNLDIPAGAEILDGSGQYLMPGGIDPHTHMQLPFMGTVASEDFFSGTAAGLAGGTTSIIDFVIPNPQQSLMEAFHQWRGWAEKSASDYGFHVAITWWSEQVREEMAELVSHHGINSFKHFMAYKNAIMAADDTLVASFERCLELGAVPTVHAENGELVYHLQRKLMAQGITGPEAHPLSRPSQVEGEAASRAIRIAETIGTPLYLVHVSTKEALDEITYARSKGQPVYGEVLAGHLLLDDSVYQHPDWQTAAGYVMSPPFRPRGHQEALWHGLQSGNLHTTATDHCCFCAEQKAAGRDDFSKIPNGTAGIEDRMALLWDEGVNTGRLSMQEFVALTSTNTAKIFNLYPRKGAIRVGADADLVLWDPQGTRTISAKTHHQQVDFNIFEGKTVRGVPSHTISQGKLVWVDGDLRAERGAGRYVERPAYPSVFEQLSKRAEYSRPVAVKR from the coding sequence ATGTCTCTGTTGATCCGTGGCGCCACCGTTATTACCCATGATGAAAGTTACCAAGCTGATGTCTTGTGCTTCGAGGGTCTAATCCGCGCTATTGGCACTAATCTGGATATTCCGGCAGGTGCCGAGATACTCGACGGCAGCGGTCAATACTTGATGCCCGGCGGCATCGACCCCCATACCCATATGCAACTGCCCTTCATGGGCACGGTGGCCAGTGAAGACTTTTTCAGTGGCACGGCGGCAGGTCTGGCGGGCGGCACTACGTCGATCATCGACTTTGTAATCCCCAACCCCCAGCAGTCCTTGATGGAAGCCTTTCATCAGTGGCGTGGCTGGGCCGAGAAGTCAGCATCTGATTATGGTTTTCACGTGGCCATTACCTGGTGGAGCGAGCAGGTCCGTGAGGAAATGGCCGAACTGGTCAGCCATCACGGCATCAACAGCTTCAAGCACTTCATGGCCTACAAGAACGCGATCATGGCGGCCGACGACACCTTGGTGGCCAGCTTCGAGCGTTGCCTGGAATTGGGTGCGGTGCCGACGGTGCACGCCGAAAACGGCGAGTTGGTCTATCACCTGCAACGCAAGCTGATGGCCCAAGGCATCACGGGGCCGGAAGCCCATCCGTTATCGCGCCCTTCGCAAGTCGAAGGCGAAGCGGCCAGCCGCGCGATTCGCATCGCTGAAACCATCGGTACGCCGCTGTACTTGGTGCATGTATCAACCAAAGAAGCGCTGGACGAAATCACCTATGCCCGCAGCAAAGGCCAACCGGTCTACGGCGAAGTCCTGGCCGGGCATTTGCTGTTGGACGACAGCGTCTACCAGCACCCGGACTGGCAGACCGCCGCCGGCTACGTGATGAGCCCACCCTTCCGCCCCCGCGGGCATCAGGAGGCGCTGTGGCATGGCCTGCAATCGGGCAACCTGCACACCACCGCCACCGACCATTGCTGCTTCTGCGCCGAGCAAAAAGCCGCCGGCCGTGACGACTTCAGCAAGATCCCCAACGGCACCGCTGGCATTGAAGACCGCATGGCGCTGTTGTGGGATGAAGGGGTCAATACCGGGCGCTTGTCGATGCAGGAGTTCGTCGCACTGACCTCCACCAACACCGCAAAAATCTTCAACCTCTATCCGCGCAAAGGCGCGATCCGTGTCGGTGCCGATGCCGACCTGGTGCTGTGGGATCCTCAGGGCACACGGACCATTTCCGCGAAAACCCACCATCAGCAAGTGGACTTCAACATCTTCGAAGGCAAGACCGTACGCGGTGTGCCCAGCCATACCATCAGCCAGGGCAAGTTGGTCTGGGTGGATGGTGATTTGCGGGCAGAGCGTGGGGCCGGGAGATATGTGGAGCGGCCGGCGTATCCGTCGGTGTTTGAGCAGTTGAGCAAGCGGGCGGAGTATTCCAGGCCGGTTGCAGTGAAACGCTGA
- a CDS encoding NCS1 family nucleobase:cation symporter-1, whose product MQQNRSQVTERDGLYELDAGPDVLDSPRYNHDIAPTKVHERTWNKWHITALWIGMSICVPTYTLGGVLTAYFGLSVGEALLAILLANLVVLIPLTLNAFAGTKYGIPFPVLLRSSFGVIGSNVPCLIRALVACGWFGIQTMFGGLAIHLFLGSIFEGWKSLGGTGEVIGFMVFWTLNLWVVLRGAESIKWLETLSAPLLVAVGIGLLVWALPNVSLTELMAIPPKRPEGASVTSYFMAGLTAMVGFWATLSLNIPDFSRYAKSQKDQILGQIFGLPLTMFLFAALGVIMTAASVKLVGVSVSDPVTLIGHIQSPVWVAVAMALIIIATLSTNTAANIVSPTNDFQNIAPKLINRTTAVILTGLVGLALMGHELLKKLGLIVSNVSLETVYSNWLLGYSSLLGPIAGIMVVDYFIIKKQQLDLAGLYRDDVYPAWNWYGFIAFGVPVVLTLLSLGSDAFSWFYSYGWFTGSALGGLLYYGLCMKRGASPVAVKTPL is encoded by the coding sequence ATGCAACAGAACAGATCGCAAGTCACCGAACGCGACGGCCTGTACGAACTCGACGCCGGCCCCGACGTCCTCGACAGCCCCCGTTATAACCACGACATCGCACCGACCAAGGTGCACGAACGAACCTGGAACAAGTGGCACATCACCGCGCTGTGGATCGGCATGTCGATCTGCGTGCCGACCTACACACTGGGCGGCGTGCTGACCGCCTATTTCGGTTTGTCGGTGGGGGAAGCGCTGCTGGCCATCCTGCTGGCCAATCTGGTTGTGCTTATTCCCCTGACCCTCAACGCCTTCGCCGGCACCAAGTACGGCATTCCGTTCCCGGTGTTGTTGCGCTCCTCCTTCGGGGTGATCGGCTCCAACGTGCCGTGCCTGATCCGCGCCCTGGTGGCGTGCGGCTGGTTCGGCATCCAGACCATGTTTGGCGGGCTGGCGATCCACTTGTTTCTCGGCTCGATTTTCGAGGGCTGGAAGTCATTGGGCGGCACCGGTGAAGTGATTGGTTTCATGGTCTTCTGGACCCTGAACCTGTGGGTGGTGTTACGCGGCGCCGAGTCGATCAAATGGCTGGAAACCCTGTCTGCTCCGTTGCTGGTGGCTGTGGGTATCGGCCTACTGGTATGGGCCTTGCCCAACGTATCCCTGACGGAACTGATGGCGATCCCGCCCAAGCGGCCGGAGGGTGCCAGCGTCACCAGTTACTTCATGGCCGGGTTGACGGCGATGGTCGGTTTCTGGGCCACCTTGTCGTTGAACATTCCTGACTTCAGCCGCTACGCCAAAAGCCAGAAAGACCAGATCCTCGGGCAGATTTTCGGCTTGCCGCTGACCATGTTCCTGTTCGCCGCCCTCGGCGTGATCATGACCGCGGCTTCGGTAAAACTGGTGGGCGTCAGCGTCTCCGATCCCGTGACCCTGATCGGTCATATCCAAAGCCCGGTGTGGGTGGCCGTGGCCATGGCACTGATCATCATCGCCACCTTGTCCACCAACACGGCGGCGAACATCGTCTCGCCCACCAACGACTTCCAGAATATCGCGCCCAAGCTGATCAACCGCACCACCGCAGTGATTCTCACCGGCCTGGTCGGGTTGGCGCTGATGGGGCATGAACTGCTGAAGAAGCTTGGGCTGATCGTCTCCAACGTCAGCCTGGAAACCGTCTATTCCAACTGGCTGCTGGGTTATTCAAGCCTCTTAGGGCCGATCGCCGGGATCATGGTGGTGGATTATTTCATCATCAAGAAACAGCAACTGGACCTGGCCGGTTTATACCGCGACGACGTATACCCGGCGTGGAACTGGTACGGCTTTATCGCCTTCGGCGTACCGGTGGTGCTGACGTTGTTGTCGCTGGGCAGTGATGCATTCAGCTGGTTCTACAGCTACGGCTGGTTCACCGGCTCGGCGTTGGGCGGGTTGTTGTATTACGGCCTGTGCATGAAGCGCGGGGCCAGCCCGGTTGCCGTGAAAACACCCTTGTGA
- the preA gene encoding NAD-dependent dihydropyrimidine dehydrogenase subunit PreA gives MADLSIVFAGIKAPNPFWLASAPPTDKAYNVVRAFEAGWGGVVWKTLGEDPAAVNVSSRYSAHFGANREVLGINNIELITDRSLEINLREITQVKKDWPDRALIVSLMVPCVEESWKHILPLVEATGCDGIELNFGCPHGMPERGMGAAVGQVPEYVEQVTRWCKTYCSLPVIVKLTPNITDIRVAARAAYRGGADAVSLINTINSITSVDLERMVALPMVGTQSTHGGYCGSAVKPIALNMVAEIARDPQTQGLPICGIGGIGNWRDAAEFVALGCGAVQVCTAAMLHGFRIVEEMKDGLSRWMDSQGYSSLQEFSGRAVGNTTDWKYLDINYQVIAKIDQEACIGCGRCHIACEDTSHQAIASLKQADGTHKYEVIDDECVGCNLCQITCPVADCIEMVAVDTGKPFLNWTQDPRNPYREAV, from the coding sequence ATGGCCGATCTCTCGATTGTCTTCGCCGGTATCAAAGCCCCCAATCCATTCTGGCTGGCCTCCGCGCCGCCCACCGACAAGGCCTACAACGTGGTGCGTGCCTTCGAGGCAGGCTGGGGTGGCGTGGTCTGGAAAACCCTCGGCGAGGACCCGGCAGCGGTTAACGTCTCGTCGCGCTACTCGGCGCACTTCGGCGCCAACCGTGAAGTGCTGGGCATCAACAACATCGAGCTGATCACCGACCGTTCCCTGGAGATCAACCTGCGGGAAATCACCCAGGTGAAAAAGGATTGGCCGGACCGCGCCCTGATCGTGTCGTTGATGGTGCCGTGCGTTGAAGAGTCGTGGAAACACATCCTGCCGCTGGTGGAAGCCACCGGCTGCGATGGTATCGAGCTGAATTTCGGTTGCCCCCACGGCATGCCGGAACGCGGTATGGGCGCGGCGGTGGGCCAGGTGCCGGAGTATGTGGAACAGGTGACCCGCTGGTGCAAGACGTACTGTTCGCTGCCGGTGATCGTCAAGCTCACCCCCAATATCACCGACATCCGCGTCGCGGCGCGTGCGGCCTATCGCGGTGGCGCCGATGCGGTGTCGCTGATCAACACCATCAATTCCATCACCAGCGTTGACCTGGAGCGTATGGTCGCCCTGCCGATGGTCGGCACCCAAAGCACCCACGGTGGTTACTGCGGTTCGGCGGTCAAGCCGATTGCCTTGAACATGGTGGCGGAAATCGCCCGTGACCCACAGACACAAGGCCTGCCGATCTGTGGGATTGGTGGGATTGGTAACTGGCGCGATGCGGCGGAATTCGTGGCCCTGGGCTGCGGCGCGGTGCAGGTGTGCACAGCGGCGATGCTGCATGGTTTTCGGATCGTCGAGGAAATGAAGGATGGGCTATCGCGATGGATGGACAGTCAGGGTTACAGCAGCTTGCAGGAATTTTCCGGGCGAGCGGTGGGCAATACCACGGACTGGAAGTACCTGGACATCAACTATCAGGTGATCGCCAAGATTGATCAGGAGGCGTGTATTGGCTGCGGGCGTTGCCATATTGCCTGTGAAGATACCTCGCACCAGGCGATTGCCAGTTTGAAGCAGGCGGATGGCACACATAAGTACGAGGTGATCGATGATGAGTGCGTGGGCTGTAACTTGTGCCAGATCACCTGTCCGGTGGCGGATTGCATCGAGATGGTCGCGGTGGACACCGGCAAACCGTTTTTGAATTGGACGCAGGATCCGAGGAATCCGTACCGGGAAGCCGTGTAG
- a CDS encoding Zn-dependent hydrolase: MNAATDVLQSTHQHINRDRLWLSLMELAKLGATPKGGVCRLALTDLDRQARDLFVKWCEEAGCTVTIDGVGNIFARRPGRNPKLPPVMTGSHIDTQPTGGKFDGCFGVLAGVEVLRTLNDLNIETEAPLEVVVWTNEEGSRFPPCMMGSGVFAEKFTLADTLAKTDADGVTVGDALNAIGYAGTRPVSGHKVGAYFEAHIEQGPILEDEKKTIGVVLGALGQKWFDLKLRGVEAHAGPTPMHLRKDALVGAAAVVAAVNAAALGHQPHACGTVGCLQAYPGSRNVIPGEVRMTLDFRHLEPARLDSMIAQVRKVIDDTCAKHGLTFEMVPTADFPPLYFDKGCVDAVRNAANGLGLSNMDIVSGAGHDAIFVAELGPAGMIFVPCEGGISHNEIENAAPDDLAAGCAVLLRAMVAASAAIASGKLAA, from the coding sequence ATGAACGCTGCCACAGACGTTCTGCAATCCACCCATCAGCACATCAACCGCGATCGTTTGTGGCTGTCCCTGATGGAACTGGCCAAACTCGGCGCCACGCCCAAAGGGGGTGTCTGCCGCCTGGCCCTGACCGACCTCGACCGCCAAGCCCGTGACCTGTTTGTGAAGTGGTGCGAAGAGGCAGGCTGTACCGTGACCATCGATGGCGTGGGCAATATCTTCGCCCGCCGTCCTGGGCGTAATCCCAAGTTGCCGCCAGTCATGACCGGCAGCCACATAGACACCCAACCCACCGGTGGCAAGTTCGACGGCTGCTTCGGCGTGCTGGCCGGCGTGGAGGTGTTGCGCACCCTCAACGACCTCAATATCGAAACCGAAGCCCCGCTGGAAGTGGTGGTGTGGACCAACGAAGAAGGCTCGCGCTTTCCACCGTGCATGATGGGTTCCGGCGTGTTCGCCGAGAAATTCACCTTGGCCGACACCCTGGCCAAGACCGACGCTGACGGCGTGACCGTCGGTGATGCGTTGAATGCGATTGGCTATGCCGGCACACGTCCGGTCAGCGGGCACAAGGTGGGCGCGTATTTTGAAGCGCATATCGAACAGGGGCCGATTCTTGAGGATGAGAAGAAGACCATCGGCGTGGTGCTTGGCGCCCTGGGCCAGAAATGGTTCGATCTCAAGTTGCGCGGGGTGGAAGCCCATGCCGGCCCGACGCCTATGCACCTGCGCAAGGATGCCCTGGTAGGCGCCGCAGCTGTGGTCGCGGCGGTCAACGCTGCTGCGCTGGGGCATCAACCTCACGCCTGTGGCACCGTCGGTTGCCTGCAAGCGTATCCCGGCTCACGCAATGTCATCCCCGGCGAAGTGCGCATGACCCTGGACTTCCGCCACCTGGAACCGGCGCGGCTTGACTCGATGATTGCCCAGGTGCGCAAGGTGATCGACGACACCTGCGCCAAACACGGGCTCACATTCGAGATGGTTCCGACTGCCGACTTCCCGCCGCTGTACTTTGACAAAGGCTGCGTGGATGCCGTGCGCAATGCGGCCAACGGCTTGGGGCTATCGAACATGGATATCGTCAGCGGGGCAGGGCATGACGCGATCTTCGTGGCTGAACTCGGTCCAGCGGGGATGATTTTCGTGCCGTGTGAAGGGGGTATCAGCCACAACGAAATCGAGAACGCCGCGCCGGATGATTTGGCGGCGGGGTGTGCGGTGTTGTTGCGGGCTATGGTCGCGGCGTCGGCGGCGATTGCCAGTGGGAAACTCGCCGCCTGA
- a CDS encoding TetR/AcrR family transcriptional regulator codes for MGNHKIGIRRVNVEKILLAAEKVFAEKGYGSTAMADIAEEVQLPRSNLHYYFSTKSELYSAVLFDLLEVWKQDALCFEMFDDPRVVLSSYIRAKMQHSRSRPYGSKVWANEIIHGAPTLGEALDVSLYDWAKMKEAKIRQWVEDKRILPVEPSSLLYMIWASTQHYADFDHQVMILNEHQPLSDMQFERAVQTVTSVILRGIGLEP; via the coding sequence ATGGGCAATCACAAGATCGGGATTCGTCGGGTCAACGTCGAAAAGATTCTATTGGCGGCCGAAAAGGTTTTCGCTGAAAAGGGCTATGGCAGCACCGCCATGGCCGACATTGCCGAAGAAGTGCAACTGCCGCGCTCCAACCTGCATTACTACTTCAGTACCAAGAGCGAGTTGTACAGCGCGGTGTTGTTCGACCTGCTGGAAGTGTGGAAGCAGGACGCGCTGTGCTTCGAGATGTTCGATGACCCGCGGGTGGTGCTCAGCAGCTACATCCGCGCCAAGATGCAGCATTCGCGCAGCCGGCCCTATGGCTCGAAGGTCTGGGCCAACGAAATCATCCATGGCGCCCCGACCCTCGGTGAGGCTCTGGACGTCAGCCTGTACGACTGGGCCAAGATGAAGGAAGCGAAGATTCGCCAGTGGGTGGAAGACAAACGCATCCTGCCAGTGGAACCGTCGAGTCTGTTGTACATGATTTGGGCGTCGACCCAGCACTATGCCGACTTTGATCATCAGGTGATGATTTTGAATGAGCACCAGCCGTTGTCGGACATGCAGTTCGAGCGGGCGGTGCAGACGGTGACGAGTGTGATTTTGCGGGGGATTGGGTTGGAACCTTGA
- the copC gene encoding copper homeostasis periplasmic binding protein CopC, whose amino-acid sequence MLIKKTLTTVALLASLLGASAAFAHAHLKSSTPAADSTVAAPSDLRLTFTEGVEATFTKVSLSKDGTEVAVKGLETPDADKKVLVVTPAAPLAAGTYKVEWHAVSVDTHKSEGSYSFKVGQ is encoded by the coding sequence ATGTTGATCAAGAAAACCCTGACGACTGTTGCCCTGCTGGCCTCCCTGCTCGGCGCCTCGGCGGCCTTTGCCCACGCTCACCTGAAAAGCTCGACGCCTGCGGCTGACAGCACCGTCGCGGCCCCCAGTGACCTGCGCCTGACGTTCACCGAAGGCGTCGAAGCCACCTTCACCAAAGTCTCCCTAAGCAAGGACGGCACCGAAGTGGCGGTCAAGGGCCTGGAAACCCCGGACGCCGACAAAAAAGTCCTGGTAGTGACCCCGGCCGCGCCGCTGGCCGCCGGTACTTACAAAGTCGAATGGCACGCGGTTTCGGTGGACACCCACAAAAGCGAAGGCAGCTATAGCTTCAAGGTCGGCCAATAA
- the copD gene encoding copper homeostasis membrane protein CopD has translation MADLLVLCRFLHFIVVLLMFGACVFRPTLLGAEPQPLLDRQLNAITRGLAWLALGSGVAWLLLITASMAGDWSAALQWPTVQLVLGKTFFGQVWTWHLLLNLLLVLGLMTSWSTLRLPLSALLLATLAPVGHGAMLDGLSGQLLILNQVVHLVCVGAWLGGLLLLVLILHQPARFALEPILKRFSGVGYGLVTGLLVTGLINVRVLTGQLWPTPLFSGFALILLIKVMLVGAMLVLALFNRLRIKDCEQRLGTLKTSVVLEWLLGIAAVAAVSLLGTLPPMVMAG, from the coding sequence ATGGCAGATCTGTTGGTCCTGTGCCGTTTCCTGCATTTCATCGTCGTGTTGCTGATGTTCGGGGCCTGTGTCTTCAGGCCCACGCTGCTGGGCGCTGAACCGCAACCGCTGCTGGACCGACAGTTGAACGCCATCACCCGAGGGCTGGCCTGGCTGGCGCTCGGCTCCGGGGTGGCCTGGCTGCTGCTGATCACCGCCAGCATGGCGGGCGATTGGTCGGCGGCGCTGCAGTGGCCGACTGTGCAACTGGTGCTGGGCAAGACCTTTTTCGGTCAGGTCTGGACCTGGCATCTGCTGCTGAACCTGTTGCTGGTGCTCGGCCTGATGACGTCCTGGAGCACCCTGCGCCTGCCATTGAGCGCGCTGCTGTTGGCGACCCTGGCACCGGTGGGGCATGGCGCCATGCTCGATGGCCTCAGCGGGCAACTGCTGATCCTCAATCAGGTGGTGCATCTGGTGTGTGTCGGTGCCTGGCTCGGCGGTTTGCTGTTGCTGGTATTGATCCTGCACCAACCTGCACGCTTCGCCCTGGAGCCCATCCTCAAGCGTTTCAGCGGTGTCGGCTACGGCCTGGTGACTGGCTTGCTGGTGACCGGCTTGATCAACGTTCGTGTGCTCACGGGGCAGCTCTGGCCAACCCCACTGTTCAGCGGCTTTGCCCTGATTCTGCTGATCAAGGTGATGTTGGTGGGCGCCATGCTGGTGTTGGCCTTGTTCAACCGACTGCGGATCAAGGACTGCGAGCAACGACTGGGCACCTTGAAAACCAGTGTGGTGCTGGAATGGTTACTGGGTATTGCAGCGGTAGCTGCGGTTTCCCTGCTCGGCACCTTGCCCCCCATGGTCATGGCCGGCTAG